A genomic stretch from Algoriphagus halophilus includes:
- a CDS encoding polysaccharide pyruvyl transferase family protein, giving the protein MINHYERIDGGNFGDDLNVTMWNKLLPKPLSEYLDNDTFFIGIGTRLRPKNIPKGKRIIVFGAGFGYSDFPPTVNENWDIRCLRGPLTADALGIDRNKVITDAAILCKDLYQKGIPRYEVSFIPHHLTSAEDNWERVCKELSINFINPKQNPDFVIDDLINSKLIIAESLHGAIIADTFRVPWIPVKIKGHFSEFKWNDWMQSMNLEVKIEHLSSLYDRAVLNKKSKLKWMLKTIYGVLFGSKIGMYQLRKLINQNGFLSEKSVLESKHQEMVICLNNFVQDLEK; this is encoded by the coding sequence ATGATTAATCATTATGAACGGATTGATGGAGGTAACTTTGGCGATGATTTAAATGTTACAATGTGGAATAAATTGTTGCCAAAACCACTTTCAGAATATTTAGATAATGACACATTTTTTATTGGTATTGGTACTCGGTTAAGGCCAAAAAATATTCCCAAAGGAAAAAGAATTATTGTTTTTGGTGCTGGTTTTGGATATTCAGATTTTCCTCCTACAGTTAATGAAAATTGGGATATCAGATGCCTTAGAGGCCCGCTTACAGCAGATGCGCTCGGTATCGATCGAAATAAGGTAATTACAGATGCTGCTATCCTATGTAAGGATCTTTACCAAAAGGGAATACCAAGATACGAAGTTTCATTTATACCACATCATTTAACCTCAGCAGAAGATAATTGGGAGAGAGTGTGTAAAGAATTGAGTATTAACTTTATAAATCCAAAACAAAATCCTGACTTTGTTATTGATGACTTAATCAATTCCAAATTGATAATAGCAGAATCATTACATGGGGCTATCATTGCGGATACTTTTCGAGTGCCGTGGATTCCGGTAAAAATAAAAGGACATTTTTCTGAGTTCAAGTGGAATGATTGGATGCAATCCATGAATTTGGAAGTTAAAATCGAACATCTATCATCACTATATGATCGAGCTGTTCTTAATAAAAAATCGAAGTTAAAATGGATGTTAAAGACAATTTATGGGGTTTTATTTGGCTCTAAAATAGGGATGTACCAACTCAGGAAATTGATAAATCAAAATGGATTCCTTAGTGAAAAATCTGTTTTGGAATCTAAGCACCAAGAAATGGTTATATGTCTTAATAATTTTGTTCAAGATCTTGAAAAATAG
- a CDS encoding glycosyltransferase family 2 protein, translating into MRPDISIIIPVYNSQGTVERAIKSVVNQSFTNWELILVNDGSTDHSPELCKNWLNNPRICYFSQENHGVSVARNSGAAKATSDWLVFLDADDELEADALALYWDSIKCNPQQKIFVGGITKITGENKVTKIPEEGVYQAKIPGTFCLRTVVFHSVGGFDSRLKFSENTELFHRINLLGYSEILLKKATVKYYDNPQGGSKNSENLMDSLLIILEKHNDTLSSHVQFLYHQILGVNYMRFEEFRKARIHLWDAFQLKPFKMQTMARLMIAFLPPLAKIIYTKN; encoded by the coding sequence ATGAGGCCTGACATTTCAATAATAATCCCAGTATACAACTCTCAAGGTACCGTTGAAAGAGCAATAAAGTCAGTTGTCAATCAAAGTTTTACAAATTGGGAGCTCATTTTAGTGAATGATGGCAGTACTGATCATTCTCCTGAATTATGCAAGAATTGGTTAAACAATCCTCGAATTTGCTATTTCAGTCAGGAAAATCATGGTGTCTCAGTTGCAAGAAATTCTGGAGCTGCTAAAGCAACTTCTGATTGGTTAGTTTTTCTTGATGCAGATGATGAATTGGAAGCGGATGCATTGGCTTTGTATTGGGATTCTATTAAATGTAATCCACAGCAGAAAATTTTTGTTGGAGGAATAACAAAAATTACTGGAGAGAATAAGGTTACTAAGATTCCAGAAGAGGGAGTTTATCAGGCAAAAATTCCAGGTACCTTCTGTTTAAGAACTGTGGTCTTCCATAGTGTAGGAGGATTTGACTCAAGGTTGAAATTTTCAGAAAACACGGAATTATTCCATAGAATTAATTTATTGGGATATTCGGAAATACTTCTCAAAAAAGCCACAGTTAAATATTACGACAATCCTCAAGGAGGTAGCAAAAATTCAGAAAACTTAATGGATTCATTATTGATCATATTGGAAAAACATAATGATACACTTTCTTCACATGTCCAATTTCTTTATCATCAGATCTTAGGAGTTAATTATATGCGATTTGAGGAATTTAGGAAAGCAAGGATTCACCTTTGGGATGCATTTCAGCTTAAACCCTTCAAAATGCAAACAATGGCAAGATTGATGATTGCATTTTTACCACCATTGGCAAAAATAATTTACACAAAGAATTAG
- a CDS encoding serine O-acetyltransferase, whose amino-acid sequence MNWKEAIIKDQSRYAKPGIAGFFKAYKNPGFRFFVLFRLINRFSKYHPVGLFLRLFYRLSQIRFGFQIAHYTKIGGGVFLPHFGGIVISSHASIGENCNIAQGVTIGRINSGPRKGAPKIGNQVWIGPNAVLSGEISIGDNVLIAPLTFVNIDVPANCMVIGNPAKIVEGKTSRDYINFHNE is encoded by the coding sequence ATGAATTGGAAAGAGGCGATTATTAAGGATCAAAGTCGTTATGCGAAGCCTGGGATTGCGGGGTTTTTCAAGGCATACAAAAACCCGGGCTTTAGATTTTTTGTTTTATTCAGATTGATAAATAGATTTTCAAAGTACCATCCAGTGGGGCTTTTTCTTCGACTCTTTTATCGCTTGAGCCAAATCCGTTTTGGTTTTCAAATTGCGCACTATACAAAAATCGGAGGAGGTGTTTTTTTACCACATTTTGGAGGAATTGTGATTAGCAGTCATGCATCTATTGGTGAAAATTGTAACATAGCACAGGGAGTAACTATTGGTAGAATAAATTCAGGTCCTAGAAAAGGGGCTCCAAAAATAGGGAATCAGGTTTGGATTGGCCCGAATGCAGTTCTATCTGGTGAAATAAGTATAGGAGATAATGTCTTGATCGCACCACTTACTTTTGTAAATATAGATGTCCCAGCTAATTGTATGGTAATCGGGAATCCGGCTAAAATAGTTGAGGGGAAAACTTCAAGGGATTACATAAATTTTCATAATGAATAA
- a CDS encoding glycosyltransferase family 2 protein, which translates to MRLGGFIITYNRSKILLDTIRQLFDQTHPPELLWIIDNSDNLETDHAIATLLDSRIRYFRMGYNAGPAGAAEKGLELCGKEGLDWIYWGDDNDPPFRNDCFERLLAISEQNPFTGVLGTVGQFFDRKQGVIKRVQSRLLEKKETLEVDYVAGGMCMLVNGKIARLGISPNPELFFGFEELDFCLKVARKGFTIVVDCKLFLEARKKYERLDFERARYKKKESLVREYYSLRNLLLISDSLTLDSMKRQLVKKWSFKLFYGFRYGFKYGITNFKYISTAFYHYHIGKFGMTLPLIAND; encoded by the coding sequence ATGAGATTAGGAGGCTTTATTATCACTTATAATAGATCAAAAATCCTCTTGGATACTATTCGGCAACTATTTGATCAGACTCATCCTCCGGAACTACTTTGGATAATTGATAATTCAGATAATCTTGAAACTGATCATGCAATTGCGACTTTATTAGATTCTAGGATTAGATATTTTAGAATGGGATATAATGCAGGCCCGGCGGGAGCTGCAGAGAAGGGTTTAGAACTTTGCGGAAAAGAGGGGTTGGATTGGATATATTGGGGAGATGATAATGATCCTCCTTTTCGAAACGATTGCTTTGAAAGACTGTTAGCCATTAGTGAGCAAAATCCATTTACGGGTGTCTTAGGTACAGTAGGGCAATTTTTTGACCGCAAACAAGGAGTAATTAAGCGAGTTCAATCTAGGCTTCTGGAAAAGAAAGAAACATTGGAAGTGGATTATGTAGCTGGGGGAATGTGTATGTTAGTAAATGGAAAAATTGCAAGGTTAGGTATTTCGCCGAATCCAGAATTATTTTTTGGTTTTGAGGAATTAGATTTTTGTTTGAAAGTGGCTAGAAAGGGTTTTACAATAGTGGTCGACTGTAAGCTATTCTTAGAGGCTAGGAAAAAGTATGAACGTTTGGATTTTGAAAGAGCTCGATACAAAAAAAAGGAGAGTTTAGTTCGTGAGTATTACAGTTTGCGAAACCTTTTATTGATTTCGGATTCCTTGACTTTGGATTCTATGAAAAGACAATTAGTGAAAAAATGGTCTTTTAAATTATTCTATGGTTTCAGGTATGGATTTAAATATGGAATTACCAATTTCAAATATATTTCTACGGCATTTTACCATTACCATATTGGTAAGTTTGGTATGACTTTACCGCTTATTGCGAATGATTAA
- a CDS encoding glycosyltransferase family 4 protein, translated as MKPRLLFIADSGPYPPRDGKRQRNLALVTAAQTKYCVDYLILGNLSEFKKAKVNEARSLKFFYLPYETHKGLTKKLGLSFLPNSENKKRIDRFLTERNFDKILCRYVSAAKDLPPIDNLIIDIDDDYQELMNSKIKSEKDWARKIRYWQIAKLNTIFYKRVLESAARLILVKPQHLNLPYDILPNMPFQSLLSNDSRSFCKPSGNSILFVGKLTYLPNSDGILWFLKSVWPQLIITNPTIKLTIVSVTNPDEELAKIIKESVGVTLKINIDNLAFEYREHTICIVPVFYGGGSNVKLSEALYHYRKVVSSTFGARGFEEWNSIGLVRMASTVGEWVLAIEQGLKMENAESDFNSLSDHFSFNHWANTLITILDEA; from the coding sequence TTGAAACCCCGTCTACTTTTTATTGCAGATTCTGGTCCTTATCCTCCACGAGATGGTAAACGGCAAAGAAACTTAGCCCTAGTAACTGCTGCTCAGACTAAGTATTGCGTAGATTATTTAATACTTGGGAATTTAAGTGAATTCAAAAAAGCAAAAGTTAATGAAGCTAGAAGTCTAAAATTTTTCTATTTGCCTTATGAAACACATAAGGGGCTAACAAAAAAACTCGGCTTGAGTTTCTTGCCAAATTCTGAGAATAAGAAACGAATTGATAGATTTCTAACAGAGCGCAATTTTGACAAAATTCTTTGTAGGTATGTAAGTGCTGCAAAAGATCTCCCTCCAATTGACAATCTTATCATTGATATAGACGATGATTATCAGGAGTTGATGAATTCAAAAATCAAATCAGAAAAGGACTGGGCTCGTAAAATAAGATATTGGCAAATCGCTAAACTGAATACCATTTTTTATAAGAGAGTGTTGGAGTCGGCGGCACGTTTGATTTTAGTGAAACCTCAGCATCTTAATTTACCATATGACATTCTACCCAATATGCCTTTTCAAAGCCTGTTGAGTAATGATTCCAGGTCTTTTTGCAAACCCTCAGGTAACTCAATTCTCTTTGTAGGTAAGTTGACCTATTTGCCCAATTCGGATGGGATTTTATGGTTTCTCAAGAGCGTTTGGCCGCAACTGATAATTACAAATCCTACTATTAAATTGACGATAGTATCTGTAACAAACCCTGATGAAGAGCTTGCAAAAATTATTAAAGAAAGTGTAGGCGTTACACTAAAAATTAACATTGATAATTTGGCCTTTGAATATCGAGAGCATACTATTTGTATAGTTCCGGTTTTCTATGGTGGAGGTAGTAATGTTAAGTTAAGCGAAGCCCTATATCATTACCGAAAGGTGGTTAGTTCTACATTTGGTGCGAGAGGATTTGAGGAATGGAATTCCATTGGCTTAGTGAGAATGGCTTCAACTGTTGGTGAATGGGTTTTGGCAATAGAACAAGGGTTGAAAATGGAAAATGCGGAAAGTGATTTTAATTCTCTTAGTGATCATTTTTCATTTAATCATTGGGCAAATACTTTGATTACTATTTTGGATGAGGCCTGA
- a CDS encoding glycosyltransferase family 4 protein, which yields MKYQKQHILIALHRFAIGGAETQALYLAEFLKQEGYQVTIGAFGDEIGEGYFRFNRLGHKTIHWGFQEKLILTPTQNLSGLLRRYYYSRKLILQVKRLGIDSIIPFTYPANSIFCQWFKRMGAKKCFWNQRDEGRFFKGDSFDIKCLNNATSIISNSLEGSNFLQRFTKRNIKIIHNGVMPVDESSSKSDYESKIRVVKIGNLHSYKDHFTLLKAWKIVIERFGKEEVQLLLAGNKLDEYSSLSTFVSENKMESTVSFLGEVKDINSLLLSAQLAVFSSYNEGIPNGVLEPMAAGLAVIATNCLGAQEALGVDYPFLVTPKDHESLAIKIIELIENRSLSDGIGRQNKKRIADSFSMARMCNQYLELIESQ from the coding sequence GTGAAGTATCAAAAGCAACATATTCTTATTGCTTTACATCGATTTGCAATAGGAGGAGCAGAAACCCAAGCTCTGTACCTTGCGGAATTTTTGAAACAGGAAGGCTATCAAGTGACTATCGGTGCATTTGGGGATGAAATAGGAGAAGGCTACTTTCGATTTAATAGACTAGGGCATAAAACAATACATTGGGGCTTTCAAGAAAAGTTGATTCTGACCCCAACACAGAATTTATCTGGGCTTCTGAGGCGATACTACTATTCTAGAAAATTGATTTTACAAGTAAAACGATTAGGTATTGACTCCATTATACCTTTCACCTATCCAGCGAATAGTATTTTTTGCCAATGGTTTAAAAGAATGGGAGCAAAAAAATGTTTTTGGAATCAAAGAGATGAGGGTAGGTTTTTTAAGGGGGATTCTTTTGATATTAAATGTTTAAATAACGCTACCTCAATCATTTCTAATAGTTTAGAAGGAAGTAATTTTTTACAGAGATTCACTAAGAGGAATATAAAGATTATTCATAATGGTGTAATGCCAGTTGACGAAAGTTCATCTAAAAGTGATTATGAAAGTAAAATTAGGGTAGTTAAAATTGGTAATCTTCATTCATATAAAGACCATTTTACCCTTTTGAAAGCATGGAAAATAGTAATTGAAAGATTTGGGAAAGAAGAGGTACAGTTGCTTCTCGCGGGTAATAAATTAGACGAGTACTCAAGTTTGTCTACTTTTGTTTCTGAGAATAAAATGGAATCTACAGTTTCATTCTTAGGTGAAGTAAAAGATATAAACTCTCTGCTTTTATCAGCTCAGCTAGCGGTGTTTAGCTCATATAATGAGGGAATTCCTAATGGTGTTTTGGAACCAATGGCTGCTGGATTAGCAGTAATTGCAACAAATTGCTTAGGAGCACAGGAAGCTTTGGGTGTTGATTACCCTTTTCTGGTTACACCTAAAGATCATGAGTCATTAGCTATAAAAATAATAGAGCTAATCGAAAATAGATCTTTGTCGGATGGTATAGGAAGGCAAAATAAAAAAAGAATAGCCGATTCTTTTTCAATGGCAAGAATGTGTAATCAATATCTAGAGCTTATTGAAAGCCAATAA
- a CDS encoding glycosyltransferase yields the protein MKANNPIFSIIIPCYNQGVFLEDCINSILAQKFDNWEAIIINDGSIDDTEVIARSLEALDARIIVQSQNNLGLSSARNNGMSVARGDYLLFLDADDWIENNAFSTLSTVIFECPGYELYRMGYAYWDKPNGLLFHTHLPMANGEIFPQVLTQNIGPCHSIIVRSDFAKMLGGFDPLLRSCEDWDFWIRAGKMGAKIWSIPEVLVAYRYVRNSMSRNPRVMYEALSEVSWRAGRKDLRLTKSSKFNHAYSLEIAEVQKNHLLTVLGVMIHQGGIEEATEWYKQEQEKWNWSLEPEDLRSLSSYLSWGYFFRLEEIKVLLRDLSPLLEAFILELDFSKKEAASISRYIMSPQLKKLNHLRYGKLIGGILNRLNFY from the coding sequence TTGAAAGCCAATAATCCGATCTTTTCAATTATCATTCCTTGTTACAATCAAGGTGTTTTTCTGGAGGATTGTATAAATTCTATTTTAGCCCAAAAATTTGATAATTGGGAAGCTATTATAATAAATGACGGAAGTATCGATGACACCGAAGTGATAGCTAGATCCCTAGAAGCACTAGATGCCCGAATTATAGTCCAAAGTCAAAATAATCTAGGATTGTCATCTGCTAGAAATAATGGAATGTCTGTTGCCAGAGGAGATTATCTACTTTTTTTAGATGCAGATGACTGGATCGAAAATAATGCTTTTTCAACTTTATCTACTGTCATATTTGAGTGTCCTGGATATGAATTATATCGGATGGGATATGCCTATTGGGACAAACCAAACGGGTTACTTTTCCATACCCATTTGCCTATGGCTAATGGTGAAATTTTCCCACAGGTTTTAACCCAAAATATTGGCCCTTGTCATTCTATTATAGTTAGGAGTGATTTTGCTAAAATGCTAGGAGGATTTGATCCTTTGCTCAGAAGCTGTGAAGATTGGGATTTTTGGATACGTGCTGGAAAGATGGGAGCTAAAATATGGTCTATCCCCGAAGTATTGGTTGCCTATCGTTATGTGCGTAATAGCATGAGTCGAAATCCAAGAGTTATGTATGAAGCATTGTCTGAAGTGAGCTGGCGAGCTGGAAGGAAGGATCTCCGACTTACAAAATCTTCAAAATTCAACCATGCTTATAGTTTGGAAATTGCAGAAGTTCAAAAGAACCATTTGCTTACTGTCTTAGGTGTAATGATACACCAAGGAGGAATTGAAGAAGCAACCGAATGGTATAAGCAAGAGCAAGAAAAATGGAACTGGTCTTTGGAACCTGAAGATTTACGTAGCTTATCCAGCTATCTGTCTTGGGGCTATTTTTTTAGATTGGAAGAAATAAAAGTTTTACTCAGAGATTTAAGTCCATTATTAGAAGCCTTTATTTTAGAGCTTGATTTTTCAAAAAAAGAAGCCGCCTCAATTTCAAGATACATTATGAGTCCACAGCTTAAGAAATTGAACCACCTACGCTATGGTAAACTTATTGGAGGGATACTAAATAGATTGAATTTTTATTGA
- the asnB gene encoding asparagine synthase (glutamine-hydrolyzing), with protein MCGILGVVNCKGPVNSKLLNQMLDSMEHRGPDGQGVYYFDNIGIGHRRLSIIDLEGGKQPLQNSEKNLSITYNGELYNYKELRESLRVKGFSFRTSSDTEVILQSYAYWGIDCVKHFRGMFAFCIVDTTKKELFLARDHFGIKPLVYAHNSRVFAFASEIQALKPLDAIKWDINLTAIDQYLTYQYIPSPNTIYREISKLPPAHFMRVDFSGEIQEQICYWQPEFKPDYNKTEVEWIEELELCIKESVKSHLVADVPFGAFLSGGIDSSLVVGYMSQIMSNPVKTFSIGFEDEGFSELNYAREVANFWGTDHFEAIVKPDALGILPELVKHYGEPFGDSSAIPTYYLSKLAKQHVTMALSGDAGDELFAGYLSYTDRWTRHLSSVPEHLGCFKKGLYPILNSVLPQRYPLRTANFTDWQRYIQFYAKNARTNLWKSEYKVQLFATDAIHEQKWNLSRSYSHFQRAQMLDFQTYLPNDILAKVDIASMMNSLEVRTPLLDLRVVELASQIPETFNINKTSGTWEGKQLLKKIIAKDLGKDFAFREKMGFAAPISKWFADTHKSSQEVSERLLSPGNGLDTLFDKNELKKVANGSNSGHQWLLVFLQEWMVQNK; from the coding sequence ATGTGTGGAATTCTTGGGGTAGTCAATTGCAAAGGTCCAGTAAATAGCAAATTGTTAAATCAGATGCTGGATTCAATGGAACATCGCGGCCCGGATGGACAAGGAGTCTATTATTTTGATAATATTGGGATTGGTCATCGAAGACTTTCAATTATTGATTTAGAAGGTGGTAAACAACCATTACAGAACTCTGAGAAAAATCTTTCTATTACTTATAATGGTGAATTATATAATTATAAAGAACTGAGAGAATCATTGCGAGTGAAAGGATTTTCTTTTCGCACATCTTCAGATACGGAGGTAATTTTACAGTCTTATGCTTATTGGGGCATAGATTGTGTCAAGCACTTTCGTGGGATGTTTGCTTTTTGCATTGTTGATACCACAAAAAAAGAGTTGTTTTTGGCGCGAGATCATTTTGGTATCAAACCATTGGTATACGCCCATAATTCAAGAGTTTTTGCCTTTGCTTCAGAAATACAGGCCTTAAAGCCATTAGATGCTATCAAGTGGGATATTAACCTAACAGCGATTGATCAATACCTCACCTATCAGTATATTCCCTCTCCTAACACCATATATCGGGAAATCAGTAAGCTTCCGCCTGCCCATTTTATGCGTGTAGATTTTTCAGGTGAGATTCAGGAACAGATTTGCTATTGGCAGCCTGAGTTCAAGCCTGATTACAATAAAACTGAGGTTGAATGGATTGAAGAACTTGAACTATGTATCAAGGAATCGGTAAAATCACATTTAGTTGCAGATGTTCCTTTTGGAGCATTTTTGTCGGGAGGTATCGATTCTTCCCTTGTAGTGGGGTATATGTCTCAAATCATGTCTAATCCAGTAAAAACATTCAGTATTGGATTTGAAGATGAGGGATTTTCTGAATTAAACTATGCTAGAGAAGTAGCAAACTTTTGGGGTACTGATCATTTTGAAGCAATTGTAAAACCTGATGCACTTGGTATTCTACCTGAATTAGTCAAACACTATGGAGAACCATTTGGGGATTCATCTGCAATTCCCACCTATTATCTTTCGAAGTTAGCTAAACAGCATGTAACCATGGCCTTGTCTGGGGATGCCGGAGACGAATTGTTCGCAGGATATTTAAGCTACACAGATCGTTGGACGCGCCACCTTTCATCAGTTCCTGAGCACCTTGGTTGTTTTAAGAAAGGGTTATATCCAATTCTTAATTCAGTTCTACCTCAGAGATACCCTTTGAGAACTGCTAATTTTACAGATTGGCAACGCTATATTCAATTCTATGCTAAGAATGCCCGAACAAATCTCTGGAAGTCCGAATACAAAGTACAACTTTTTGCAACCGATGCTATTCATGAGCAAAAATGGAATTTGAGTAGAAGTTATAGCCATTTTCAAAGGGCTCAGATGCTTGATTTTCAGACCTATCTTCCTAATGATATCTTAGCGAAGGTGGATATTGCAAGTATGATGAATAGTCTTGAGGTGAGAACGCCCTTATTAGATCTTAGAGTGGTGGAGCTAGCTTCTCAAATCCCTGAAACGTTTAATATCAATAAGACTTCAGGAACTTGGGAAGGGAAGCAACTACTGAAAAAGATCATTGCGAAGGATTTGGGGAAGGATTTTGCATTTAGAGAAAAGATGGGTTTTGCAGCACCAATTAGTAAATGGTTTGCAGATACCCATAAATCCAGCCAAGAAGTATCCGAAAGATTACTTTCCCCTGGAAATGGTTTAGATACCTTATTTGATAAAAATGAATTGAAGAAAGTAGCAAATGGATCCAATTCTGGTCACCAGTGGCTTTTGGTATTTCTTCAGGAATGGATGGTACAAAATAAATAA
- a CDS encoding glycosyltransferase family 2 protein, whose product MKNRIPRISIILPVYNREDKVARAIDSVLSQSYSDWELILIDDNSTDASLDILKSYTGERILVLNTPKNLGPAGARNLGISKSKGDFITFLDSDDYYEPDFLKLSIDLFSNTYDEIGFSWTGYNYVTSTSQKSQFWKPSDTSNYYLSFLNALHTGTNSGLMVKREVFIKCGYFDDTLPAAEDTDFLLRIIQKFYFKTISEPLVNIYIEHSDRLSFDFKKIGLAYNKIFPKHESTINTNRTLRLKWYYKMMWLNYHLGNYRLARGFFRKLIKDKYSHQRAWQIFVLFELLGSKYGAKAHVFLSKKLE is encoded by the coding sequence TTGAAAAATAGAATTCCGCGAATTTCCATTATACTTCCAGTTTATAATCGAGAAGATAAAGTAGCAAGAGCCATTGATAGTGTTCTGAGCCAAAGCTATTCAGATTGGGAGTTGATCTTGATTGATGATAATTCTACAGATGCTAGTCTTGACATACTTAAATCATATACCGGAGAAAGAATACTGGTTCTAAATACTCCCAAAAACCTTGGTCCTGCTGGAGCTAGAAATCTAGGGATTTCTAAATCAAAAGGTGATTTTATAACATTTTTGGACAGTGATGATTACTATGAGCCAGACTTTTTAAAACTTTCAATAGATTTATTTTCAAATACTTATGATGAAATTGGCTTTTCATGGACTGGTTATAACTATGTTACTTCTACTAGCCAAAAGTCTCAGTTTTGGAAACCTTCAGATACTTCTAATTACTACCTTTCTTTTTTAAACGCACTTCATACCGGAACCAACTCAGGGCTGATGGTCAAACGTGAAGTTTTTATTAAATGTGGCTATTTCGATGATACGCTACCTGCTGCGGAGGATACTGATTTTTTACTTAGAATTATTCAAAAGTTTTATTTCAAAACAATATCTGAGCCATTAGTAAATATTTATATTGAACATTCAGATAGACTCTCATTTGATTTTAAGAAGATAGGATTAGCTTATAATAAAATATTTCCGAAGCATGAATCCACTATAAATACAAATAGAACTTTAAGGCTGAAATGGTATTATAAAATGATGTGGCTAAATTATCACTTGGGGAATTATAGATTAGCAAGGGGGTTTTTCAGAAAATTGATTAAGGACAAATATTCTCATCAAAGAGCTTGGCAAATTTTTGTACTCTTTGAGCTTTTAGGTTCTAAGTATGGGGCAAAGGCACATGTTTTTTTATCAAAGAAACTAGAATGA
- a CDS encoding class I SAM-dependent methyltransferase codes for MNKLQELRDSIYTNKVVTTSNGEFLKLNSAIDPNEGKAILSILKANSEFTKTIEIGCAFGLSSLYICEGTLGRADAFHTIIDPFQTTSWKSVGINNLIKADVFNFKLIEEGSETALPELLKKKEEFDFALIDGWHTFDHTLIDFFYLEKMIRPGGIIAIDDVHLPGINKVVRYLMNYPNLEIAYNVPMFISRKAKLRDSFLNNIFGCLKLVLPSKYYHRVLSDRVIKSDRNLKLYSSMIFFRKKIEDKREWNWYKPF; via the coding sequence ATGAATAAATTACAGGAATTAAGAGATTCGATTTATACCAATAAGGTTGTTACTACATCGAATGGTGAATTTTTGAAATTGAATTCTGCAATAGATCCAAATGAGGGTAAAGCCATTCTAAGTATTTTGAAAGCTAATTCTGAATTTACGAAGACTATTGAAATAGGATGTGCCTTTGGCTTATCATCACTTTATATATGTGAAGGTACATTAGGTCGGGCTGATGCTTTTCATACCATTATTGACCCTTTTCAAACAACTTCTTGGAAAAGTGTAGGGATAAATAACCTTATTAAAGCAGATGTTTTTAATTTCAAATTAATTGAAGAAGGATCTGAAACTGCACTTCCTGAATTATTAAAAAAGAAGGAAGAGTTTGATTTCGCACTAATAGATGGCTGGCATACTTTTGATCATACATTAATTGATTTCTTTTATTTAGAGAAAATGATTCGTCCTGGAGGAATTATTGCAATAGATGATGTGCATTTACCAGGCATAAACAAGGTTGTTCGTTATTTAATGAATTATCCTAATCTTGAAATTGCTTATAATGTCCCTATGTTCATTAGTAGAAAGGCTAAACTTAGGGATAGTTTTTTGAATAATATTTTTGGTTGTTTAAAATTGGTCCTACCTTCTAAATATTATCATAGAGTTTTGTCAGATAGAGTAATAAAATCAGATAGAAACCTTAAGCTGTATAGTTCAATGATTTTTTTTAGAAAGAAAATTGAAGACAAAAGAGAATGGAACTGGTATAAACCATTTTGA